A region from the Papio anubis isolate 15944 chromosome 6, Panubis1.0, whole genome shotgun sequence genome encodes:
- the LOC101022296 gene encoding putative olfactory receptor 2B3, translated as MNWANESSPKEFILLGFSDRAWLQMPLFLVLLISYTITIFGNVSIMMVCILDPKLHTPMYFFLTNLSILDLCYTTTTVPHMLVNIGYNKKTISYAGCVAQLIIFLALGATECLLLAVMSFDRYVAVCRPLHYVVIMNYWFCLRMAAFSWFTGFSNSVLQSSLTLNMPRCGHQEVDHFFCEVPVLLKLSCADTKPIEAELFFFSVLILLIPVTLILISYGFIAQAVLKIRSAEGRRKAFGTCGSHMIVVSLFYGTAIYMYLQPPSSTSKDWGKMVSLFYGIITPMLNPLIYSLRNKDMKEAFKRVMPRIFFCKK; from the coding sequence ATGAATTGGGCAAATGAGAGCTCCCCAAAAGAGTTTATACTACTTGGCTTCTCAGATAGGGCTTGGCTACAAATGCCCCTTTTCTTGGTCCTGTTAATATCATACACAATCACCATATTTGGCAATGTGTCCATCATGATGGTGTGCATTCTGGATCCCAAACTTCATACGCCCATGTATTTCTTTCTCACTAATCTCTCCATCTTAGATCTCTGCTATACCACAACTACAGTCCCTCATATGTTGGTAAATATTGGTTACAACAAAAAGACCATCAGCTATGCTGGCTGTGTGGCCCAACTCATCATCTTCCTGGCCCTAGGTGCTACTGAGTGTCTCCTTCTGGCTGTTATGTCCTTTGACAGATATGTGGCTGTTTGCAGACCCCTCCACTATGTAGTCATCATGAATTATTGGTTCTGCCTAAGGATGGCAGCCTTCTCATGGTTCACTGGTTTCAGCAACTCAGTGCTGCAGTCTTCCTTGACTCTTAACATGCCACGCTGTGGTCACCAGGAAGTGGACCACTTTTTCTGTGAGGTGCCTGTACTTCTCAAGTTGTCATGTGCTGACACAAAGCCTATTGAGGCTGAGCTCTTCTTCTTTAGCGTACTAATTCTTCTAATTCCAGTGACATTGATCCTCATCTCCTATGGCTTCATAGCTCAAGCAGTATTAAAAATCAGGTCAGCAGAAGGACGGCGAAAAGCATTTGGGACATGTGGGTCCCACATGATTGTGGTGTCTCTCTTTTATGGAACAGCCATTTATATGTACCTACAACCTCCTTCATCCACCTCTAAGGACTGGGGAAAGATGGTTTCCCTCTTCTATGGAATCATCACACCCATGTTGAACCCCCTCATCTACAGCCTTAGAAATAAAGATATGAAGGAGGCCTTCAAAAGGGTGATGCCAAGAATCTTTTTCTGTAAGAAATAA